TTCCGAAAAAAAGGATAAACCATGACGCCTAAATTCAAAACAAGGGACGTTGCAAAGTCATTATACACGAACTATCTTAAGCGCGCTGAGGAATGCCTCCACGCAGCAAAAATTTCTTTTGATCACTCAGAGTGGAATGCAGCTACTATTAACGCTATTCATTCCTGTATTGCAGGATGCGATGCTATGTGTGTGTATTTTTTAGGCAAGCGTAATGCAGGAGAGAATCATAATGATGCCATAACTCTTTTCAAAACCATTAGAGTGGATGACGAAGGAATAAATACAAATGCAAATAGAATCGTTAGAATCCTCCGCATTAAAAACATGGCTGAATACGAAGAAAGATTGGTTTATAGATCTGAAGCCGAAAAGGTTTTAAAAGACTGCGAAAGATTTTTTGAATATGTCAAAAAAGAAATGCCATAATTACCAACCGTACTGGTACATGTGATAAAATAATGACAATGTATGAGCGCTAAAATTGTTTCAATAAACATAAGCGACAAAAAGGGCGTAAGGAAAAAGCCTGTTGACGAGGCTTTTTTAAGAGAGAATTACGGGATTGAAAACGACGGCCACGCATCTGATAAATGGCACAGGCAGGTGAGCCTGCTGGCAATGGAAAGCATAAAAAAGATGCAGGCCATGGGGCTTAAAGTGGGCCCCGGTGATTTTGCAGAGAATATAACGACTGAAGGCATAGACCTTCTGAGCCTTCCAATCGGCACAAGGATTTTTGCCGGTCAGAATTCAGAACTTGAAGTGAGCCAGATAGGCAAGGTATGCCATACGCGCTGCGAGATTTACAATCAGGCAGGCGACTGCGTGATGCCTAAAGAAGGAATTTTTGCTAAAGTAATAAAAGGCGGCATTATTAAAAAAGGAGATAAGATAGTAATTAGGGATTAGGAGTTAGGGATTAGCTGAAAAAACAAATCCCCAATCTCCAATCCCCAATCCCCGAAATGATTACCGTTGCTGTTTTGACATTAAGCGATAAGGGCTCAAAGGGCAGGCGCAAGGACACGAGCGGGCCTGCAATTGCCGTAATGGTTAAAAAAATAAAGGCTAAGGTTATAAGTTATGAAATCCTGCCTGATGAAAAGGCGCTGATAAAGAAAAGGCTTATTTCTTTATGCAATAAAGCGGACCTCATACTTACCACCGGGGGCACAGGGCTTTCGCCGAGGGATGTGACGCCTGAGGCAACGCTTGAGGTCATAACGCGCGAGATACCGGGCATTGCAGAGGCGATGCGTTTTAAAAGTTTGAAAAAAACTCCCTGTGCAATGATTTCAAGGGTGGTTGCAGGCGTGCGCGGCCGGACACTTATAATTAATCTCCCCGGCAGTTTAAAGGGCGCAAAAGAAAACCTTGAGGTAATTCTTCCGGCGCTTCCCCATGCCATTGAAAAAATCAAGGGGAGCAAAAAGGAGTGTGCAGGCATTGTTTAAGATTTGTTATCTTGGAGCTTTTTTAGGCGGGGTGCTTTCATTTCTTTCACCGTGCGTGCTTCCGCTTCTGCCCTCATATGTATCTTACATCACGGGCATTTCCTTTGAAGATCTTAAGGCAGGCGACAAAAAACTCATAAGAAAACTCACTGCGATAAATTCCCTTTCATTTATTGCAGGATTTTCCTTTGTATTTGTCATGCTCGGCGTCTTCTCATCATACTTAGGCCGAGTGTTTGCCCTTTATTATGATGTGATAAAAACAGTCGGCGGGTTTATAATTATCTTCTTCGGGCTTTATGTGATGGGGGTTTTTAAGATTGGTTTTCTGTCAATGGATAAGAGGGTGCATCTTAAGTCCAAACCGAGGGGCGCCGCAGGTTCGTTTGTAATAGGCCTGAGTTTTGCAAGCGGATGGACTCCGTGCATCGGCCCCATACTTGCGTCAATCCTTGTGGTTGCAGGCACCACAGGCTCAGCATTTTACGGATTCAAATTATTGCTGATATATTCCGCAGGGCTTGCCATACCTTTTTTCATAACATCAATGGCAATAAACACATTTCTGAGCCACTACCGCGGCATACAGAAATATATGAAAGCGATAATGATTTTAAGCGGATTGCTTTTAATCGGGTTCGGCGTATTGCTTCTGACAGGGGAAGTTACTTCCTTAATGAGCCTTGTGCCGCAGGGCTTGGAGATTGAGCCCGGCAAGGGTATCTGCAAATAGATTGTAGTGATTTGTATGCAGATATGGATGCCTTCTAAATTCTTAGAAACGCAACCTGCCTGCCGGCAATTATTAGATGCCATGTTGCAAACTGTTAAGCTTTTTTTAAATCAATTAAAAAACAAGGCAACATGGCTTTAAATGTGTTGCTTCTAAGCATTTCTCAAGCATCCATATCTGCTAATTGACTAAAATTAGCTGTATCTTGTAGTATTTTCATTACGCTTATTTTCAGGAGGGGCTTTTGACAATTACGGAAAAAATCCTTGCAGTGCATGCAGGCAAAAAAGAGGTTTTGCCAGGTGAATTAATCAACGCAAAGGTGGACCTGGTCCTTGCCAATGACATAACTGCGCCCATAGCAATCACCGAATTTAAAAAAACAGGGGCCAAGGACGTATTTAATAAAGACAGGGTTGCGCTTATCCCGGATCACTTTGCGCCTCAGAAGGACATCAAGGCGGCTGAACAGTGCAAGATGCTCAGGGACTTCTCAAGGGAATATGGCCTCAAGCTTTATTTTGAGGTCGGCAGGATGGGCGTTGAGCATGCGCTTTTGCCTGAGCAGGGGCTTGTTGTGCCCGGGGATTTAATCATAGGCGCAGACAGCCATACATGCACATACGGCGCGCTCGGCGCATTTGCCACAGGCGTTGGTTCAACAGATGTTGCATCTGCCATGGCAACCGGTGAATGCTGGTTTAAGGTGCCTGAATCAATGAAGTTCATATATTACGGAAAACTCAATAAATGGGTCAGCGGAAAAGACCTTATACTTTATACAATCGGCGACATAGGCGTTGACGGCGCGCTTTACAGGGCAATGGAATTTGAAGGCGAGACAATAAAAAATATGCCCATCCACGCAAGGCTTACGATGTGCAATATGGCAATAGAGGCCGGAGGCAAAAACGGCATCATCGTCCCTGATGAGATAACTGAACAGTATGCAAAAGGCAGGGCAAAGAGGGAGTATAAAATTTACGCCTCTGATAAGAATGCAAAATATGCTGAAGTGAAGGAGTATGACTGTTCTAAGATACCGCTTACTGTATCATGCCCGCACCTTCCTTCAAATACAAAGCCTGCGGCAGAGCTTTTTGAGGTAACGATAGATCAGGTTGTTGTTGGCTCCTGCACAAACGGCAGGATTGAGGATTTGAGAGAGGCGGCAGAGGTCATAAAAGGCAAAAAAGTAAATCCGAATGTGAGGATGATAGTCATTCCTGCAACGCAGAAGATTTATCTTCAGGCGGTTAAAGAAGGCTTGGCTGAGATATTTGTAAATGCAGAGGCGGTATTTTCAACGCCGACCTGCGGGCCCTGCCTCGGCGGTCACATGGGAATCCTTGCAAAAGGCGAGAAGGCGATTGCAACGACAAACAGGAATTTCGTAGGCAGGATGGGACACCCTGAGAGCGAGGTTTATCTTTCAAACCCTGCGGTTGCCGCCGCATCAGCGATAAAAGGAAGAATAGCCGTTCCTGAGGAGGTAGGATAAAATGAGACCACAGAGCGCACAGAGAAAGACAAAACTGAAATTAGCCACAGATTACACAGATTAACACAGATTTTTTTTAGAAGTATTTTTTTAATTTGTATTTTCTGCGAAATCTGCGGATAAATTTTATTATTCTCTGTGGTTAAATTTTCTTGTGGTTAATCTTTTGGAGGTAAGATGATTTTAAAGGGCAGGGTCTGGAAATTCGGGGACAACATCGACACAGACGCCATAATACCGGCGCGTTATTTAAATACCTCAGACCCCAAAGAACTTGCAAGGCACGTGATGGAGGATGCCGATAAGGAATTCCCGAACAAGGTAAAGCCCAGCGATATGATAACCGGAGGGGCAAATTTCGGCTGCGGCTCATCAAGAGAGCATGCACCCATAGCAATAAAGGCGTTAGGCCTGCAGGCCGTTGTTGCAAAAAGCTTTGCGCGGATATTTTACAGGAACGCGTTTAATATCGGGCTTCCGATATTTGAATCTGATGATGCGTCTGATAAAATTAAACAAGGCGATGTCATTGAGATAGACGCTGATAAAGGCATAATCAAAAACATTACAAAAAACGAGCAGTACACCTCAAAACCCATTCCCCCATTTATGCAGGAATTAATCTCCGCAGGCGGGCTTATTGAATGGACCAAGAAAAAACTCCGCTCTTCAAAATAACCGGTCTTATATTTTCCCTTCAATAATAGCCAGCGAAAGTTTATTTAGAAAATGCTTTATTGATTCGCTTGAAACCGGGGCTACCCATTTAACCTCAGTATCAAGGATGCTGTAGTCAAACTCCGCGAAAATCTTTGCAATAAGCAGAGGCGATATGCCGGCGGCTTTGCTCCCTGCATCTGTTAAAGCCTTTTTTATGCTTAACCCGTCATTTAACAGAAAAAAAACATCAACAATATCTTTGGGAAGCGTTCTGTCAGATACGGCAGTTATTTTATTGGCAAGAATATTTTCCTTTGAATCTATAAGACCTAGGACCGGATGATTGACCAATGCGCCGATATGCGAAGGCACATCATTAATCAGCTCAACTTTTAATTTTTCTTCGCCTACAAAAATCCTGCAAAAATTTGTATCCTTAACCGCAACCTTAATTTCTGTAAAAACATCGCCTAATTGTTTAATTTGTTTTTCCGCAATTCCCTGAAAATCAGTATGGTCATTGACAAAATAATCCAAATCATCAGAATATCTGTGATTGTAATATCCCCTTGAAAGCGTAGTTCCTCCGGTAAGATAAAAGGGGGTATCTTTAAAGACGGGGATTACTTTATCCTGAAGCGGATAAAGTATTTTATTGTAATACTCTGCAGGCAAAATCCATTCCTTCTCTTATAGATTTAACTCTTACAAACTTCTTGGCGTCACCCCAAAGAGCGCAAATTTTTTGCGGCGTAATAATCTTCACAATATCAAACCAGTTCACGCTCTCAAGCAGTCTCGCAACGCAAAACGCCCTGTCAGGCCATTTTTTAACACTCCTGCCCTCAATGATGTCAAGAAACTCTTCAGGCGTAAGATTCAAATCCCACAGCGCCTGAGAAATAATGCTTTTTTCCTCTTTAGTTAACTGCCTCTTAGTCATTTCTGTCATAAGACTATTATACCCTAATTATAGTTTTGTGTAATGTGGATGCCATATCAAAATTCCATTCCCAGAAGTTTAATCAGTGTTTTCTTGACAACAGCCTTTTCTTCGCCATATAATGCGGAGGGATATAGGAACGCTTAAAAGTAACTATTGGCCTTAAGAAATTATTATGCGATTTTAGACGCATGCATTACATAATGGATTAACTATGACTGATGACAATAATACGATAAAGGATCCAGAGCCAGAAGCTCTGCGAGTTCAACTGAGTGAACTTAATAATCGATCCCGCTGGTATAGTGCGGAATTATGGCAGATTCCATTTGTTTATCTTGGACTTACAGGACTGACAATAGTCCAAGTTGCAGATAAGACACCCAAACATCTTGGATTGTCTTTTATAACAGCAGCAGTTTTTGGAGTATTTGTTATTATTCACATGTTCAAGATTCGAAAACATGAGACCAGAGCTGTTGAGCATCTAAAGAAAACGGAAACTGCTCTTCATCTTCCACCTACAGCAAAATCAAGTTCTGGACCAACAATATTTCAAGTTGCAGTTTTCCTTGCAGTTATAGCTTTTGCATTTATCGGGATATACTTGTTCTTTAATGAACGATGTGACAAATCAACAATACAACAAAAAACAACTACTGGAATGAACAATACAAATGAAAAGCTATCTTTACCCAAGGATAATGTTTTAAGAAGTAAATAAAAAGGCTAACCTGACGCTGTAATAGAGGGGAATACAGGCTCCACCGCCACATTTAAAAAATCATTCTTCGTTTTAAGAATGCCTGAAAAATTTTTTAGGCGGCATGGTAGCTTTTACCGATTACTGTAAAATCTTTGATTTTTTCTTTTTTGAGTTTTTCCCTTACATCCTCAAATCTGGCGATTACTTCAGGTGTATAAAGCCTCTCACCGCAATGCAGGCAGACTTCTGGATTAACCTTGTATTTTAGCCAAAATGATGCTATAATTACCCCATATATTAGCCAAATACTGGCTAAAAGGGGACAATAGTGCACAGGGACATTGAGAAAGAATTAATTTCATGGAAATCGCAAAAAGAGCGGTATCCTTTAATAATCAGAGGCGCCAGACAGGTAGGCAAAAGTTACCTTGTTGAAACATTCGGTAAAACCCATTTTCAAAATATTGCCGTGGTTAATTTTGAATTTCAGCCTCAGTTGAAAGATTGTTTTCAATCTTTAGACCCGTTTGAAATTATCAACAAGCTCCAGTTGCTTCTCGGCGTACAAATTAAAGAAGATAATACTCTGCTATTTTTGGATGAGATACAGGAATGTCCACGGGCAATAATGTCTCTAAGATACTTTAAGGAGAAAATGCCTAAAATGGCTGTGATAGCGGCCGGCTCACTTCTTGAATTTGCCTTGAGAAGTCCTGATTTTAAGATGCCGGTGGGAAGAATTCACTTCCTTTATTTAGAGCCGTTGTCTTTTTCTGAATATCTTGATGCTGT
This region of Nitrospirota bacterium genomic DNA includes:
- the leuC gene encoding 3-isopropylmalate dehydratase large subunit translates to MTITEKILAVHAGKKEVLPGELINAKVDLVLANDITAPIAITEFKKTGAKDVFNKDRVALIPDHFAPQKDIKAAEQCKMLRDFSREYGLKLYFEVGRMGVEHALLPEQGLVVPGDLIIGADSHTCTYGALGAFATGVGSTDVASAMATGECWFKVPESMKFIYYGKLNKWVSGKDLILYTIGDIGVDGALYRAMEFEGETIKNMPIHARLTMCNMAIEAGGKNGIIVPDEITEQYAKGRAKREYKIYASDKNAKYAEVKEYDCSKIPLTVSCPHLPSNTKPAAELFEVTIDQVVVGSCTNGRIEDLREAAEVIKGKKVNPNVRMIVIPATQKIYLQAVKEGLAEIFVNAEAVFSTPTCGPCLGGHMGILAKGEKAIATTNRNFVGRMGHPESEVYLSNPAVAAASAIKGRIAVPEEVG
- a CDS encoding cytochrome c biogenesis protein CcdA, which encodes MPLKKSRGAKRSVQALFKICYLGAFLGGVLSFLSPCVLPLLPSYVSYITGISFEDLKAGDKKLIRKLTAINSLSFIAGFSFVFVMLGVFSSYLGRVFALYYDVIKTVGGFIIIFFGLYVMGVFKIGFLSMDKRVHLKSKPRGAAGSFVIGLSFASGWTPCIGPILASILVVAGTTGSAFYGFKLLLIYSAGLAIPFFITSMAINTFLSHYRGIQKYMKAIMILSGLLLIGFGVLLLTGEVTSLMSLVPQGLEIEPGKGICK
- a CDS encoding MOSC domain-containing protein, which produces MSAKIVSINISDKKGVRKKPVDEAFLRENYGIENDGHASDKWHRQVSLLAMESIKKMQAMGLKVGPGDFAENITTEGIDLLSLPIGTRIFAGQNSELEVSQIGKVCHTRCEIYNQAGDCVMPKEGIFAKVIKGGIIKKGDKIVIRD
- the leuD gene encoding 3-isopropylmalate dehydratase small subunit, whose protein sequence is MILKGRVWKFGDNIDTDAIIPARYLNTSDPKELARHVMEDADKEFPNKVKPSDMITGGANFGCGSSREHAPIAIKALGLQAVVAKSFARIFYRNAFNIGLPIFESDDASDKIKQGDVIEIDADKGIIKNITKNEQYTSKPIPPFMQELISAGGLIEWTKKKLRSSK
- a CDS encoding MogA/MoaB family molybdenum cofactor biosynthesis protein: MITVAVLTLSDKGSKGRRKDTSGPAIAVMVKKIKAKVISYEILPDEKALIKKRLISLCNKADLILTTGGTGLSPRDVTPEATLEVITREIPGIAEAMRFKSLKKTPCAMISRVVAGVRGRTLIINLPGSLKGAKENLEVILPALPHAIEKIKGSKKECAGIV
- a CDS encoding HEPN domain-containing protein — protein: MTPKFKTRDVAKSLYTNYLKRAEECLHAAKISFDHSEWNAATINAIHSCIAGCDAMCVYFLGKRNAGENHNDAITLFKTIRVDDEGINTNANRIVRILRIKNMAEYEERLVYRSEAEKVLKDCERFFEYVKKEMP
- a CDS encoding nucleotidyl transferase AbiEii/AbiGii toxin family protein, yielding MPAEYYNKILYPLQDKVIPVFKDTPFYLTGGTTLSRGYYNHRYSDDLDYFVNDHTDFQGIAEKQIKQLGDVFTEIKVAVKDTNFCRIFVGEEKLKVELINDVPSHIGALVNHPVLGLIDSKENILANKITAVSDRTLPKDIVDVFFLLNDGLSIKKALTDAGSKAAGISPLLIAKIFAEFDYSILDTEVKWVAPVSSESIKHFLNKLSLAIIEGKI